In one Pseudomonas marginalis genomic region, the following are encoded:
- a CDS encoding sugar ABC transporter substrate-binding protein, which yields MPSSLSSLSRLICLGAVLLLGHVVSVQAAEGDEAVPSLAGKRIAVSMTGTSHYFDIKAFQAQVDEIKRLGGTPITLDAGRNDKNLVTQLQTVVTQKPDAVIQTLGTLSVIDPWLKRISKAGIPLFTIDAPSQYSLNNTTSDNVATGKALADQLIKDAGGKGKILVFNGFYGVPVCAIRYDQLKLALKDYPQLEIIQPELRDVIPNTVQDAYSQVSALLNKYPAGSVSAIWSAWDIPQLGASKALIDARRTEIKTYGVDGTPEVLALLGQANSPVGAVVAQQPALIGKTAVQNVARYLAGQRDLPKETHVATLLTTAANLDQVQQLRGD from the coding sequence TCAGTGTCCAGGCCGCCGAGGGCGATGAGGCCGTGCCGTCCCTGGCCGGCAAGCGCATTGCCGTGAGCATGACCGGCACCAGTCACTATTTCGATATCAAGGCGTTCCAGGCTCAGGTCGATGAGATCAAGCGCCTGGGCGGCACGCCGATCACCCTCGATGCCGGGCGTAATGACAAGAACTTGGTGACCCAGCTGCAAACCGTGGTCACCCAGAAACCCGACGCCGTGATCCAGACCCTGGGCACCCTCAGCGTGATCGATCCCTGGCTCAAGCGCATCAGCAAGGCTGGCATCCCGCTGTTCACCATCGATGCACCGTCCCAGTACAGCCTCAACAACACCACCTCCGACAACGTCGCCACCGGCAAGGCGTTGGCCGATCAATTGATCAAGGACGCCGGCGGCAAAGGCAAGATCCTGGTGTTCAACGGTTTCTACGGCGTGCCGGTGTGTGCGATCCGTTATGACCAGTTGAAGCTGGCGCTCAAGGATTACCCCCAGCTGGAAATCATCCAGCCGGAGCTTCGCGACGTGATCCCCAACACCGTGCAGGATGCTTATTCCCAAGTCTCGGCGCTGCTCAACAAGTACCCGGCGGGCAGCGTCTCGGCGATCTGGTCGGCGTGGGACATTCCGCAGTTGGGCGCGAGCAAGGCGCTGATCGATGCCAGGCGCACCGAGATCAAGACTTACGGCGTCGACGGTACGCCGGAAGTGCTGGCGCTGCTCGGCCAGGCAAATTCGCCGGTGGGGGCGGTGGTGGCGCAGCAACCGGCGTTGATCGGCAAGACCGCTGTGCAGAACGTGGCGCGCTACCTTGCAGGGCAACGAGACCTGCCCAAGGAAACCCATGTGGCCACGCTGCTGACCACCGCGGCCAACCTGGACCAGGTTCAGCAACTGCGGGGTGACTGA
- a CDS encoding sugar ABC transporter ATP-binding protein, with amino-acid sequence MPALHLQHLHKRFGATLALDDASLKVERGSIHGLVGENGAGKSTLIKILAGIHKADAGQVSIDGQSYAALSPRQVDALGVQFIHQERLLPASFTVGEALFFGHELRRGPFVDRRRQQREAERLLAEYFDLQLPAGALVSELNSAERQVLQITRALIRQPKILVFDEPSVALVKREVDQLLRIVKRLRDQGLSILYISHYLQEIDSLCDEVTVLRNGRDVAVVQPRHTSSAEIARLMVNREVQEMYPKAKVALGAPLLQVRGLSLARRYRQIDLDVRRGEIVGLTGLVGSGAKELFKTLFGVERADSGSVHLDGRLLRLRSPAQAIAEGIALVPEERRSQGISPVLSVLENLTLAGLGRFSRWGLLSRRKEQAESLRLIDELAIKAPGPQVAVSQLSGGNQQKVALGKWLSRRSAVYLLDEPCVGVDVGAKVEIYRLIGRLVEEGAAVLVLSSDLPELLGISDRILVLHRGEIAGEFRAGEADSDQLLACATGAVAAAALSAREVEHA; translated from the coding sequence ATGCCGGCATTGCACCTGCAACACTTGCATAAACGCTTTGGCGCCACCCTGGCGCTGGATGACGCAAGCCTTAAAGTCGAACGCGGCAGCATCCACGGCCTGGTGGGGGAGAACGGTGCGGGCAAGTCGACCTTGATCAAGATCCTGGCCGGCATCCACAAGGCGGACGCGGGGCAGGTGAGTATCGATGGCCAGTCGTACGCCGCCTTGTCACCGCGTCAGGTGGATGCGCTGGGCGTGCAGTTCATCCATCAGGAGCGTCTGTTGCCCGCCAGTTTTACCGTGGGCGAGGCGCTGTTTTTCGGGCATGAATTGCGGCGCGGGCCCTTTGTGGATCGACGTCGGCAGCAACGTGAAGCCGAGCGCTTGCTGGCGGAATATTTTGATCTGCAATTGCCCGCAGGTGCGCTGGTGAGCGAGCTGAACAGCGCCGAACGCCAGGTGCTGCAAATCACCCGGGCGTTGATTCGCCAGCCGAAGATCCTGGTGTTCGACGAGCCCAGCGTGGCGTTGGTCAAGCGCGAGGTCGACCAGTTGCTGCGCATCGTCAAGCGCCTGCGCGACCAGGGTTTATCCATCCTGTACATCTCCCATTACCTGCAGGAAATCGACAGTCTGTGCGATGAAGTCACGGTGCTGCGCAATGGTCGGGACGTGGCGGTGGTGCAGCCCCGGCATACGTCCAGCGCCGAGATTGCGCGGCTGATGGTCAATCGCGAGGTGCAGGAGATGTACCCCAAGGCCAAGGTTGCACTGGGAGCGCCGCTGTTGCAGGTACGCGGGTTGAGCCTGGCGCGGCGCTATCGGCAGATCGATCTGGACGTGCGGCGCGGAGAAATCGTCGGCCTGACCGGGCTGGTCGGCTCGGGAGCCAAGGAGTTGTTCAAGACACTTTTTGGTGTCGAGCGCGCCGACAGCGGCAGTGTGCATCTGGACGGGCGTTTGCTGCGCCTGCGTTCGCCGGCCCAGGCGATTGCCGAGGGCATTGCGCTGGTGCCGGAAGAGCGGCGCAGCCAGGGGATTTCGCCAGTGCTTTCGGTGCTGGAAAACCTGACGCTGGCGGGGCTCGGGCGGTTCAGCCGCTGGGGCTTGTTGAGCCGCCGCAAGGAGCAGGCGGAAAGCCTGCGGCTGATCGACGAATTGGCGATCAAGGCGCCTGGGCCCCAAGTGGCGGTCAGCCAGCTCAGTGGTGGCAACCAGCAGAAGGTCGCCCTGGGGAAATGGCTGAGCCGCCGCTCGGCGGTGTACCTGTTGGATGAGCCCTGTGTGGGCGTGGATGTGGGTGCCAAGGTGGAGATATATCGCTTGATCGGACGCTTGGTGGAAGAGGGCGCGGCGGTGCTGGTGTTGTCGTCGGATTTGCCGGAGTTGTTGGGGATCAGTGACCGAATCCTGGTGCTGCATCGGGGTGAGATCGCCGGTGAATTCCGTGCCGGGGAGGCGGACAGCGATCAGTTGCTGGCCTGTGCGACGGGAGCCGTGGCTGCTGCGGCTTTAAGCGCTCGAGAGGTGGAACATGCTTGA
- a CDS encoding ABC transporter permease, whose protein sequence is MLEAATPGLSQRLWVLVLRRGSVGVFVAILMGFAVAAPNFLSVGNLANVFSQSAILGVLAFGLTCVIIGGGSNVVAGGLDLSLAANLGLCAAVFSRLNNAGLDLGLTLLLTLGCGLAVGLLNGLAVVVLRLPPLLATLASMNVLAGLELVLTENTVVSTDSPLLDLLSGGAWLGVPALAWVLLVTAGVLTLLIQHSAYGLRLHAVGEYPQAAEAAGIGVPVYVLSSYLLSGLCAAVAALCSAAFFSGSTTGSGDMLLSVVAIAFLGVVFSRRLVASIPGTLLAALLIGFLINGFQLLNLSSFWVNGVQGVLILLVVAASSAVNQGATA, encoded by the coding sequence ATGCTTGAAGCGGCGACGCCTGGGTTATCGCAGCGATTGTGGGTGCTGGTGCTGCGCCGTGGGTCGGTGGGGGTTTTTGTGGCGATCCTGATGGGGTTTGCCGTGGCTGCGCCGAATTTTCTGTCGGTGGGTAATCTGGCCAATGTGTTCAGCCAGTCGGCGATCCTCGGCGTGCTGGCCTTCGGGCTCACCTGCGTGATTATCGGCGGCGGTTCGAACGTGGTGGCTGGAGGACTGGACCTGTCGCTGGCGGCCAACCTGGGCTTGTGCGCGGCGGTATTCAGCCGCCTCAATAATGCCGGCCTGGATCTCGGGTTGACGTTGCTGCTGACCCTGGGCTGCGGTTTGGCGGTCGGCTTGCTGAATGGGCTGGCCGTGGTGGTGCTGCGTTTGCCGCCGTTGCTGGCGACCCTGGCGAGCATGAATGTACTGGCCGGGCTGGAGTTGGTGCTGACGGAGAACACGGTGGTCTCCACGGACTCGCCGCTGTTGGACCTGCTCAGTGGCGGCGCCTGGTTGGGCGTACCGGCCCTGGCCTGGGTACTGCTGGTGACGGCGGGCGTGCTGACGCTGCTGATTCAGCACTCGGCCTATGGGCTGCGCCTGCATGCGGTGGGCGAATACCCCCAGGCGGCCGAAGCGGCGGGCATTGGAGTGCCCGTCTACGTGTTGTCGAGCTATCTGCTGTCCGGTCTATGTGCCGCGGTGGCTGCGCTGTGTTCGGCGGCATTCTTCAGCGGCAGCACCACCGGCTCCGGCGACATGCTGCTGTCGGTGGTGGCGATCGCCTTTCTCGGTGTGGTGTTTTCCCGCCGGTTGGTGGCGAGCATTCCGGGGACTTTGCTGGCAGCGCTGTTGATCGGTTTTCTGATCAATGGCTTTCAACTGCTTAACCTCTCCAGCTTCTGGGTCAATGGTGTGCAGGGCGTGTTGATCCTGCTGGTCGTCGCAGCCTCCAGTGCAGTGAACCAAGGGGCTACGGCATGA
- a CDS encoding ABC transporter permease, producing the protein MNARAVLPLTLPLVFTLIVVVFALQAPGFLSAGNLQSLVLNNFVLLAIVAIGMTYAVAAGGIDLSVGTALDFASFSFVVLLNGGHGWAVAATGALAAALLVGLVNAGLIAGLRISPFLATLGTLFIGTSAQQLLSDGGQPIYISQGLKPELMGLTPLLVVVGLALFYGLALARGRLGRELLAQGTQPLLAYYSGLSVRRIVTIVALATSLACGVAGVLLSSTVSAYVPLSGNAFLLNAIGAVFIGTTLSRQGRANVPGTLLGVLFINVIANGLLLIGWNFYWQQVATGVLIFIVLSFSFASRRMLERV; encoded by the coding sequence ATGAACGCACGCGCAGTATTGCCGCTGACATTGCCACTGGTGTTCACCCTGATTGTCGTGGTGTTTGCGCTGCAAGCGCCGGGCTTCCTCAGTGCTGGCAACCTGCAAAGCCTGGTGCTGAACAACTTCGTGCTGCTGGCGATTGTCGCCATCGGCATGACCTACGCGGTGGCGGCCGGTGGTATCGACCTGTCGGTGGGTACGGCGCTGGACTTCGCCAGTTTCAGCTTTGTGGTGCTGCTCAATGGCGGCCATGGCTGGGCGGTGGCGGCCACGGGCGCGCTGGCGGCGGCGCTGCTGGTGGGGCTGGTCAATGCCGGCCTGATTGCCGGGCTGCGCATCAGTCCGTTCCTGGCCACCCTTGGCACGTTGTTTATCGGCACCAGCGCCCAGCAACTGCTCTCGGACGGCGGCCAGCCGATCTATATCAGCCAAGGCTTGAAGCCTGAACTCATGGGGCTGACACCGCTGCTGGTGGTAGTGGGGCTGGCGCTGTTCTACGGCCTGGCCCTGGCGCGCGGACGCCTGGGCCGTGAGTTGCTGGCCCAGGGCACCCAGCCGCTGCTGGCGTATTACTCGGGGTTATCGGTGCGGCGCATCGTCACCATCGTGGCCCTGGCAACCTCCCTGGCCTGTGGGGTGGCCGGCGTGTTGCTCAGCTCGACAGTCAGCGCCTATGTGCCGCTGTCCGGTAACGCGTTTTTGCTCAATGCGATTGGCGCGGTGTTTATCGGCACCACCTTGAGTCGACAGGGACGGGCGAATGTTCCGGGGACCCTGCTGGGCGTGTTGTTTATCAACGTGATCGCCAACGGGCTGCTGCTGATCGGCTGGAATTTCTACTGGCAGCAGGTGGCGACCGGGGTGCTGATCTTTATCGTGCTGAGCTTCAGTTTCGCCAGTCGGCGGATGCTGGAGCGCGTCTAG
- a CDS encoding TonB-dependent receptor family protein, with product MTPLARFNLLLPGLLALCGVAQADDPALILDPSVVTGSRSASPTFDLPYSVGGISREQISDGQLGINASEALARVPGLVVQNRQNYAQDLQISSRGFGARSAFGVRGIKLIADGIPASTPDGQGQAATFNLDTAERIEVLRGPAATLYGSNAGGVIQMFSRDGEGPPRIGAETLVGSDGLNKNHLSAEGAANGAGFVLDASRMDTNGYRDHSSARRDQTFAKLNVQPDDDSKLALIYSSLEQNGTQDPLGQTWDAYKADPRSVSSNALTYNTRKSIDHQQLGMNYERYFGDATLQVNGYTGRRSVVQYLSIPDRFGSGAANPANARGGVVAFDRKFYGGSLHWLQPITSAPGELTLITGLDYDRSQDDRQGYSNTVNGVHGVKGALGRDEIDTATSLDPFVQANWLLGDWTLQAGLRHSTMEMDVDDHFLSDGNDSGSKTYQKNTPSISVMYAFTPDLHGYVSAGKGFETPTQAESAYSSTANGFNFALKPSVSQQYEVGLKARIGQDTRVNAALFQITTEDELVVQQSSGGRTTYQNAGRTLRRGFELGIESQLAEHWSTNLAYTRLQATYDSDFTSGTTAVDKGNYLPGVPQTTLFAELNWKPRDWVSTAVEGLYRSKVYVEDTNSQHAAPGYSVFNWRARFEQKVEHWTFHQTLRLDNLLDRQYVGSVIVGDGNGRYYEAAPGRSWYAGAGAEYQF from the coding sequence ATGACCCCTCTCGCTCGCTTCAACCTGTTGCTGCCCGGCCTGCTCGCCCTGTGCGGCGTCGCCCAGGCTGATGACCCCGCGCTGATCCTCGACCCCAGCGTCGTCACCGGCTCGCGCAGCGCCAGCCCGACCTTCGACCTGCCCTACTCGGTGGGCGGCATCAGTCGCGAGCAGATCAGCGACGGCCAATTGGGCATCAACGCCTCCGAAGCCCTGGCCCGCGTGCCCGGCCTGGTGGTGCAGAACCGCCAGAACTATGCCCAGGACCTGCAGATTTCCTCCCGTGGCTTCGGCGCCCGCTCGGCCTTCGGTGTGCGCGGCATCAAGCTGATCGCCGACGGCATCCCCGCCAGCACCCCGGACGGCCAGGGCCAGGCCGCCACGTTCAACCTCGACACCGCCGAGCGTATCGAAGTGCTGCGCGGCCCGGCCGCCACCCTGTATGGCAGCAATGCCGGCGGCGTGATCCAGATGTTTTCCCGCGATGGCGAAGGCCCGCCACGCATCGGCGCCGAAACCCTGGTGGGCAGCGACGGCCTGAACAAGAACCACCTGAGCGCCGAAGGCGCGGCGAACGGCGCAGGCTTTGTACTCGACGCCTCGCGCATGGATACCAACGGCTACCGCGACCACAGCAGCGCCCGTCGCGACCAGACCTTCGCCAAGCTCAATGTCCAACCGGATGACGACAGCAAGCTGGCGCTGATCTACAGCAGCCTGGAACAGAATGGTACCCAGGATCCACTGGGGCAAACCTGGGACGCCTACAAGGCCGACCCGCGTTCGGTGAGCAGCAATGCGCTGACGTACAACACGCGCAAAAGTATCGATCATCAGCAATTGGGCATGAATTATGAACGGTACTTCGGCGATGCGACGCTGCAGGTGAACGGGTATACCGGGCGGCGTAGTGTGGTTCAGTATCTGTCGATCCCGGACAGGTTCGGCAGTGGCGCCGCCAATCCGGCTAACGCTCGCGGCGGTGTGGTAGCTTTCGACCGCAAGTTCTATGGCGGCTCCCTCCATTGGTTGCAACCTATCACCAGCGCACCCGGCGAGCTGACCCTGATCACCGGCCTCGACTACGACCGCAGCCAGGATGATCGCCAAGGTTATTCCAACACCGTCAATGGGGTGCATGGTGTCAAAGGGGCCTTGGGCCGCGATGAAATCGATACCGCCACCAGCCTCGACCCGTTCGTGCAAGCCAACTGGCTGCTGGGTGACTGGACCCTGCAAGCCGGCCTGCGCCACAGCACCATGGAAATGGACGTAGACGATCACTTCCTCAGCGACGGCAACGACAGCGGCAGCAAGACCTACCAGAAGAACACGCCGTCGATCAGCGTCATGTACGCCTTCACACCTGACTTGCACGGTTATGTAAGCGCGGGCAAAGGTTTCGAAACCCCAACCCAGGCCGAGTCCGCGTATTCCAGCACGGCGAACGGCTTCAACTTTGCGCTCAAGCCATCGGTCAGCCAACAGTATGAAGTTGGCCTGAAAGCTCGCATTGGCCAGGACACCCGCGTGAATGCGGCCCTCTTTCAGATCACCACCGAGGACGAACTGGTAGTGCAGCAATCCAGCGGAGGGCGCACCACTTACCAAAACGCCGGCCGCACCCTGCGTCGCGGCTTCGAACTGGGCATCGAAAGCCAACTCGCCGAACACTGGAGCACCAACCTCGCCTACACGCGCCTGCAAGCCACCTATGACAGCGACTTCACCAGCGGCACAACTGCCGTCGACAAAGGCAACTACCTCCCCGGAGTGCCGCAAACCACGCTGTTCGCCGAGCTGAACTGGAAACCCCGGGACTGGGTCAGTACCGCTGTCGAAGGCCTGTACCGCAGCAAGGTCTACGTCGAAGACACCAACAGCCAACACGCCGCGCCGGGCTACAGCGTGTTCAACTGGCGCGCACGGTTCGAGCAGAAGGTCGAACACTGGACCTTCCATCAGACCCTGCGCCTGGATAACCTGCTGGACCGCCAGTACGTCGGTTCGGTGATCGTCGGCGACGGCAATGGCCGCTACTACGAAGCTGCGCCTGGGCGCTCCTGGTATGCCGGGGCGGGTGCCGAGTATCAATTCTGA